Proteins found in one Microbacterium sp. LWS13-1.2 genomic segment:
- a CDS encoding YoaK family protein, with protein MSHSTRLPGVRLSFRDVDREIGSSYSSHASERREAWTAGTEVLRHAEESRMPGAELRTIPPLLERPQAAIALAASSGAMNAWTLANAGSFATVQSGNIVAVGFYGAQQDPARVIPVLLSVLAFGLGAFLCAIVVALVEGRGHKYSPWILAVEAIVVATSAALASAVPSMAIAITVSFIAGIQGNAFHRNSGVIYGNTAVTFVVQMTLSALGRATVSRIKADREPVLRIAGLYGSVVLAFAFGAAAGFLLDTVWRAASLVAVSVALAILAIVASGARGEVDPMY; from the coding sequence TTGAGCCATTCGACTCGACTTCCTGGGGTTCGGCTGTCGTTTCGCGACGTCGATCGAGAGATCGGGTCATCTTACTCATCCCATGCGTCCGAGCGTCGGGAAGCCTGGACCGCAGGGACTGAGGTCTTGCGCCACGCAGAGGAGTCTCGAATGCCGGGAGCCGAACTTCGCACCATTCCTCCCCTGCTCGAGCGACCGCAAGCGGCCATCGCACTGGCGGCCTCGTCCGGCGCGATGAACGCCTGGACCCTCGCGAACGCCGGTTCCTTTGCGACCGTGCAATCCGGCAACATCGTTGCAGTCGGCTTCTACGGCGCGCAGCAGGACCCTGCGCGGGTCATACCTGTGCTCCTGTCGGTTCTCGCGTTCGGACTCGGCGCATTCCTGTGCGCGATCGTGGTTGCCTTGGTCGAGGGCCGAGGACACAAGTACTCACCGTGGATCCTCGCCGTTGAGGCGATCGTCGTCGCCACGTCCGCCGCTCTCGCCTCGGCGGTCCCGTCGATGGCGATCGCGATCACCGTGAGCTTCATCGCCGGCATCCAAGGGAACGCGTTCCATCGGAACAGCGGCGTGATCTACGGCAACACCGCCGTGACCTTCGTCGTGCAGATGACGCTCAGCGCGCTCGGTCGCGCAACGGTGTCGCGCATCAAGGCAGATCGCGAACCCGTGCTGCGTATCGCCGGGCTCTATGGATCGGTCGTCCTTGCATTCGCCTTCGGTGCGGCGGCGGGCTTCCTGCTCGACACCGTGTGGCGGGCTGCATCGCTCGTCGCCGTTTCGGTCGCTCTCGCGATTCTCGCGATAGTCGCCTCCGGTGCGCGAGGCGAGGTCGATCCGATGTACTGA
- a CDS encoding CE1759 family FMN reductase, producing the protein MPSDARFRTDRRGERSMSTVIDMEPSVRIVVLSAGVSDPSSTRLLADRIAVRVGDGLAAEDVTAMTTVVELAPLAVDIARAVVTRLRSEQLEAAIDALSQADAVIAATPVYKAGISGLFKSFVDLLDEDVMIAKPTILAATAESTRHAMVVDDQLRPLFAFMRALSVPTSVFAAPEDWGSTALGSRIERAATELVQLVISRVGHRMADAAWRHYRHRFGGSASRAEKSSADVDFDTDLMRLATGGSAHQVG; encoded by the coding sequence GTGCCGAGCGATGCTCGCTTCAGAACCGATCGGAGGGGTGAACGCAGCATGAGCACCGTCATCGACATGGAACCGTCCGTGCGCATCGTGGTCCTGTCGGCCGGCGTGAGCGACCCGTCGTCGACGCGGTTGCTCGCTGATCGGATCGCGGTACGCGTGGGTGACGGTCTTGCCGCTGAGGACGTCACGGCGATGACAACGGTGGTGGAGCTCGCGCCCCTCGCCGTCGACATCGCCCGAGCCGTCGTGACCCGGCTGCGAAGCGAACAGCTCGAGGCTGCCATCGACGCGCTCTCGCAAGCGGATGCCGTCATCGCGGCCACACCGGTGTACAAGGCCGGCATCAGCGGCCTGTTCAAGTCCTTCGTGGACCTGCTCGACGAGGACGTGATGATCGCGAAGCCGACCATCCTGGCAGCCACGGCCGAATCCACCCGCCACGCGATGGTGGTCGATGACCAGCTTCGACCGCTCTTCGCCTTCATGCGAGCGTTGTCGGTCCCCACCTCCGTGTTCGCCGCCCCAGAGGATTGGGGATCGACGGCCCTGGGATCGCGTATCGAGCGGGCCGCCACGGAATTGGTCCAGCTCGTCATCAGTCGGGTGGGCCATCGCATGGCCGATGCAGCGTGGCGACACTACCGCCACCGCTTCGGCGGCAGCGCCTCGCGTGCGGAGAAGTCGTCCGCGGACGTCGACTTCGACACCGATCTCATGCGCCTGGCAACCGGTGGGTCAGCCCATCAGGTGGGTTGA
- a CDS encoding alpha/beta hydrolase yields MTDPLSTPAPAHSAVLVHGAYADGSSWQDVIPLLLRAGLQVAAVQNPLTSLADDVAATRRAIALVDPPTVLVGHSWAGTVITEAGIDDRVSALVYIAARAPDAGEDYSALAARFPMPPATAGLVHTDGFARLSEAAFIDDFANGIDAERARVLYAVQGAISDALFPSRTTVAAWRVRPTYYSVSTQDRTTAPELERFLAQRMQAQVIEIDSGHLAMVSHPQDVARLILAASARMREAE; encoded by the coding sequence ATGACAGACCCGCTTTCGACCCCTGCCCCCGCGCACAGTGCGGTGCTGGTTCACGGCGCCTACGCAGACGGATCGTCATGGCAGGACGTGATACCCCTCCTGTTGCGCGCAGGGCTGCAGGTAGCAGCGGTGCAGAACCCGCTGACCTCGCTCGCCGACGATGTCGCCGCGACTCGGCGGGCCATTGCCCTCGTCGACCCGCCGACTGTTCTGGTCGGACACTCCTGGGCGGGCACGGTGATCACCGAGGCTGGTATCGATGACCGCGTGTCGGCGCTCGTCTACATCGCGGCACGAGCACCCGACGCCGGCGAGGACTACTCCGCTTTGGCCGCCAGGTTCCCCATGCCGCCGGCGACCGCTGGGCTGGTGCACACCGATGGATTCGCACGGCTGTCCGAAGCGGCGTTCATCGACGACTTCGCGAACGGAATCGATGCTGAACGCGCGCGAGTGCTTTATGCCGTTCAGGGCGCGATCTCCGATGCCCTGTTCCCCTCGCGCACCACTGTTGCCGCGTGGCGAGTGCGTCCCACCTACTATTCGGTCTCGACGCAGGACCGAACGACCGCGCCGGAACTGGAGAGATTCCTCGCGCAGAGAATGCAGGCGCAGGTGATCGAAATCGACAGTGGCCATCTCGCGATGGTCAGCCACCCGCAAGACGTCGCGCGCCTCATCCTCGCGGCATCGGCACGGATGCGCGAGGCCGAGTGA
- a CDS encoding 2-dehydropantoate 2-reductase N-terminal domain-containing protein, with amino-acid sequence METRSILREGTPAMRILMFGRGVIATIYGRVLQTAGHDVEFYVRPGRVAEYGDMVQVDVIDGRHKPFGRRIRESYRTTLRESLDETDGFDLIVLSVGHHHLAEAAAFLAPRLGKAMVLVLGNVWAEPLTAVAPLPSDRVVFGFPLAGGGYGDDGVLRGAMMPSVIIGTTGASPRPQEQEIFTAFRQAGLTARQQKDMRGWLWLHFIADAGMFNQALRSGSLANMIGDRRAFRDAFLTTRELIPVLTARGVDLGQHRMAMLPYRHPLLAATMIAWATRLIPIAQRSLAAHTDPHAAEARAVLDDTMSEAHRLRIPTPRLDR; translated from the coding sequence TTGGAGACACGCTCCATTTTACGGGAAGGCACACCCGCCATGCGCATTCTGATGTTCGGTCGCGGAGTGATCGCGACGATCTATGGCCGCGTGCTTCAGACCGCAGGACACGATGTCGAGTTCTACGTGCGTCCGGGACGCGTTGCGGAGTACGGCGACATGGTGCAGGTGGATGTGATCGACGGTCGCCACAAGCCATTCGGCCGGCGGATTCGCGAGTCGTACCGAACCACGTTGCGCGAGTCCCTTGATGAGACCGACGGCTTCGATCTGATCGTGCTCAGCGTCGGGCACCACCACCTCGCAGAGGCAGCGGCGTTCCTGGCGCCCCGACTCGGAAAGGCGATGGTTCTCGTGCTCGGCAACGTGTGGGCGGAACCGCTCACTGCCGTCGCGCCACTTCCGTCCGATCGGGTCGTGTTCGGGTTCCCGCTAGCGGGCGGCGGTTACGGCGACGACGGCGTGCTGCGAGGCGCGATGATGCCCTCCGTCATCATTGGCACCACGGGAGCCTCTCCCCGGCCACAGGAGCAGGAGATCTTCACCGCCTTCCGGCAGGCAGGCCTGACCGCCCGCCAGCAGAAAGACATGCGAGGGTGGCTCTGGCTTCACTTCATCGCCGACGCCGGCATGTTCAACCAGGCGCTGCGCAGCGGGTCATTGGCGAACATGATCGGAGACCGCCGAGCTTTCCGCGACGCCTTCTTGACGACACGCGAACTGATCCCCGTGCTGACGGCTCGAGGAGTCGACCTAGGACAGCATCGCATGGCGATGCTCCCGTACCGACACCCGCTCCTCGCCGCGACAATGATCGCATGGGCGACTCGACTGATTCCGATCGCGCAAAGGAGCCTCGCGGCGCACACCGATCCCCACGCCGCCGAAGCACGCGCCGTCCTCGACGACACGATGAGCGAAGCGCACCGGCTTCGCATCCCCACCCCCCGCCTCGATCGGTGA
- a CDS encoding DUF3887 domain-containing protein produces MQDNLTDAIRGLKRHADALLAARVLTIPGDDFAGEIEQSLRLQSAADDVVRSVVQQAREAGATWQTIGDALGVSRQAAFQRYGKPVDPRTGEPMNTTPLSEATELARTVIHDLASGRWELVTERFDPAMRENLSEDALAAAWAQIVGSSGAFESQGDPVVTRAGDVTVTNTPLSMEAGDYTARIAFRDDQTIAGLHILQEQTS; encoded by the coding sequence ATGCAAGACAACTTGACGGATGCGATTCGGGGATTGAAGCGCCATGCAGACGCGCTCCTCGCGGCACGAGTGCTGACCATCCCCGGCGATGACTTTGCTGGCGAGATCGAGCAATCACTGCGACTTCAGTCCGCGGCTGACGATGTCGTTCGTTCGGTCGTGCAGCAGGCGCGCGAGGCAGGTGCGACCTGGCAAACGATCGGCGACGCCTTGGGCGTGAGTCGGCAAGCGGCTTTTCAACGCTACGGCAAACCGGTCGATCCGAGAACGGGAGAACCCATGAACACAACCCCCTTGAGTGAGGCCACGGAGCTGGCCCGAACCGTCATCCACGATCTCGCGAGTGGTCGGTGGGAACTGGTCACCGAGAGGTTCGACCCCGCGATGCGCGAGAACCTGTCGGAAGACGCGCTGGCGGCCGCGTGGGCGCAGATCGTGGGAAGCTCCGGGGCCTTTGAAAGCCAGGGTGATCCCGTGGTGACGCGAGCCGGTGACGTGACGGTCACGAACACGCCCCTCTCGATGGAGGCGGGCGACTACACCGCGCGAATCGCGTTCCGTGACGACCAGACCATCGCAGGTCTGCACATCCTTCAGGAGCAGACATCATGA
- a CDS encoding MarR family transcriptional regulator, which translates to MAHNDTRLANESWEALFRAQMTVLRELHTADAWDELLPNEYGVLYELSKSPEGLRMTDLLDDVLLSQAGVSRLVTRLESAGMIARAEDDKDRRATRLRLTVRGSETQRRIGRQHARHVTAQMSSRLNGEQLVQLRDLCRAMLASEPIGGVNAA; encoded by the coding sequence GTGGCGCACAACGACACGCGGCTCGCCAACGAGTCCTGGGAAGCCCTTTTCCGTGCGCAGATGACGGTCCTGCGCGAGCTGCATACGGCAGATGCGTGGGACGAGTTGCTGCCCAACGAGTACGGAGTGCTGTACGAACTGTCCAAGTCGCCGGAAGGGCTCCGGATGACGGACCTGCTCGACGACGTCCTCCTTAGCCAGGCCGGGGTGTCGCGGCTCGTCACGCGGCTCGAGTCCGCAGGCATGATCGCGCGCGCGGAGGACGACAAGGACCGGCGCGCGACACGGCTCCGACTGACGGTCCGCGGGAGCGAGACTCAGCGACGGATCGGTCGTCAGCACGCGCGCCATGTCACGGCGCAGATGTCGAGCAGGCTGAACGGCGAGCAACTCGTGCAGCTGCGCGACTTGTGCCGAGCGATGCTCGCTTCAGAACCGATCGGAGGGGTGAACGCAGCATGA
- a CDS encoding AAA family ATPase, with product MQTPTLVGREHDIVALDTFLGIALSAGGALLLPGEAGVGKTELLRHCAEVASVRGASVLRASGVQFEAELSFGTLHQLLRPIISGLDRLPPPLSSALRSALGMSDPNAAVEPLMVYNAALALLADAAGRTPLLVAVDDLHWMDAASAAALAFITRRLDDQRVGFVGAVRDGEASHFDSSGIRVHRVRPLSSVEADRLVRERAPALPATVRQELVRRSAGYPLALVEWISDVEHVMRSDSDALPLPGGLEASFAARIERLPVRTHKALLLLALDGRTGVHELGRLGLQFDDLEPAESAGTVMVDEDANRVEFRHPLFRSALVSRATSAERRQMHLQLAESNTDDPDRRVWHLAAAAIAPDESVARLLQELAHRSFSRGDPQGATSALTRAALLSPSAPDRARRLAEAAFLGADVAGDLHRAQTLLADARADLGRGPGSLYAVVAQAQVTVNAEGAHRIALERIERAVREGTHGWQADDHELIATFRTWLLLCSYAGDPQCWEAYFDALDRLVPEAPEVLRAESWAVGDTVRKGEDARPTVIRLASTPPPDEDPTLAMSMTFAAMYLDLIDLWRPYAWDRVVSGREGGPPRPYARCLSFLSINEYLHGRWIDAQHLADEGAQLCEEHGFGNGAWYFAYLQALLAAGRGDTDAARERSAFVDAECSRRESWGAQRFSYQPRVLAAVADGNWEEVYRTASRLGAPGELPRFVPPAMWVGFDLVEAAVRLGLPADAYLHSRAMVDSGLPGVSPRMALLTAGAVALSDGGADWRERFEEALRMPEASSWPFDLARVQLAYGERLRRAVDTSRAREVLHDALEIFERLGAIPWVERSSQELRATGDASVRIAAEHGLMSDLTSQELVIAEMAASGMTNKDIAHSLFLSPRTVSGHLYNTFPKLGITSRAGLRDALARLEG from the coding sequence GTGCAGACTCCGACGCTTGTCGGACGGGAGCACGACATCGTCGCGCTCGACACGTTCTTGGGGATTGCTCTGAGTGCGGGCGGGGCGCTGCTCCTTCCAGGTGAGGCCGGCGTGGGGAAGACCGAGCTGCTGCGCCACTGCGCCGAAGTCGCCTCGGTGCGCGGTGCATCCGTGCTGAGGGCATCGGGAGTTCAATTCGAAGCCGAGCTGAGCTTCGGTACCCTCCATCAGCTACTCAGGCCGATCATCTCCGGTCTCGACCGGCTTCCGCCGCCGCTGTCTTCAGCACTCCGGTCCGCCCTGGGCATGAGCGATCCGAACGCTGCCGTCGAGCCGCTGATGGTGTACAACGCGGCTCTCGCCCTCCTCGCGGATGCCGCGGGCAGGACTCCCCTGCTCGTCGCGGTCGACGACCTCCACTGGATGGATGCCGCCAGCGCCGCAGCCCTCGCATTCATCACGCGTCGACTCGATGACCAGCGGGTCGGTTTCGTCGGAGCTGTCCGCGACGGCGAGGCATCGCACTTCGACTCGTCCGGCATCCGTGTTCACCGAGTCCGCCCGCTCTCCTCGGTGGAGGCGGATCGGCTGGTCCGGGAGCGCGCCCCAGCACTGCCGGCGACGGTCCGGCAGGAGCTCGTGCGCCGCTCGGCGGGGTACCCGCTTGCTCTTGTCGAATGGATATCCGACGTCGAGCACGTGATGAGGTCTGACTCGGACGCGCTCCCCCTTCCGGGTGGATTGGAAGCATCCTTCGCCGCCCGCATCGAGCGCCTTCCCGTCCGCACGCATAAGGCACTGCTCCTGCTCGCCTTGGATGGACGGACGGGTGTGCACGAGCTCGGCCGGCTCGGTCTGCAGTTCGACGATCTCGAGCCGGCTGAGTCGGCCGGTACGGTCATGGTCGACGAAGATGCGAACCGGGTCGAGTTTCGCCATCCACTCTTCAGGTCAGCGCTGGTATCCCGAGCGACCAGCGCCGAACGGCGGCAGATGCATTTGCAGCTCGCCGAGTCGAACACCGACGACCCCGACCGGCGCGTCTGGCATCTGGCCGCTGCGGCGATCGCGCCCGATGAATCGGTCGCGCGCCTGCTGCAGGAGCTGGCGCACCGCTCGTTCTCGCGCGGCGACCCTCAGGGGGCGACCTCGGCGCTCACCCGTGCGGCGCTGCTTAGTCCGTCCGCACCGGATCGAGCCCGTCGGCTCGCCGAAGCGGCGTTCCTCGGTGCCGATGTCGCCGGTGATCTCCACCGCGCACAGACATTGCTCGCGGACGCGCGCGCTGACCTGGGTCGCGGCCCCGGGTCGCTCTACGCGGTCGTTGCACAGGCGCAGGTGACCGTCAACGCGGAAGGGGCCCACCGCATCGCGCTGGAGCGCATCGAGCGTGCCGTGCGGGAGGGCACTCACGGCTGGCAGGCCGACGATCACGAACTGATCGCGACATTTCGAACGTGGCTGCTGCTGTGCTCCTACGCCGGCGACCCGCAATGTTGGGAGGCATACTTCGACGCTCTCGATCGATTGGTGCCCGAGGCGCCCGAAGTCCTGCGCGCCGAGAGCTGGGCCGTCGGTGACACGGTACGAAAGGGCGAGGATGCCCGTCCGACGGTCATCCGACTCGCTTCGACTCCGCCGCCAGACGAGGACCCGACGTTGGCCATGTCGATGACGTTCGCCGCGATGTACCTCGATCTCATCGATCTCTGGCGACCTTACGCGTGGGATCGCGTCGTCTCGGGTCGAGAGGGAGGACCGCCTCGCCCGTATGCGCGTTGCCTGAGCTTTCTCAGCATCAATGAATATCTCCACGGCCGGTGGATCGACGCTCAGCACCTCGCCGATGAGGGTGCCCAGCTCTGTGAGGAGCACGGCTTCGGGAACGGCGCGTGGTATTTCGCCTATCTTCAGGCGCTTCTCGCGGCCGGCCGAGGGGACACGGACGCGGCGCGGGAGCGCTCGGCGTTCGTGGATGCCGAGTGCAGCCGCCGGGAGAGCTGGGGTGCCCAACGGTTCTCGTACCAGCCGCGCGTGCTCGCCGCCGTCGCCGATGGCAACTGGGAGGAGGTGTACCGCACTGCGTCCAGACTTGGTGCCCCCGGCGAACTCCCCAGGTTCGTTCCGCCTGCCATGTGGGTCGGTTTCGACCTGGTCGAGGCGGCGGTTCGTCTCGGGCTGCCCGCGGACGCGTACTTGCATAGTCGGGCGATGGTCGACTCCGGGCTCCCCGGTGTCTCTCCGCGCATGGCGCTCCTCACGGCGGGCGCCGTCGCCCTCTCGGACGGCGGAGCCGACTGGCGCGAGAGATTCGAGGAAGCGTTGCGGATGCCGGAAGCCAGCTCGTGGCCGTTCGACCTCGCCCGCGTGCAACTCGCCTACGGCGAGCGTCTCCGCCGGGCGGTCGACACCAGCCGTGCGCGGGAGGTACTCCACGATGCGTTGGAGATCTTCGAGCGGCTCGGCGCGATTCCGTGGGTGGAACGGTCATCGCAAGAGCTGCGGGCGACCGGCGACGCGAGCGTGCGGATTGCCGCGGAACACGGCCTCATGTCGGATCTGACCTCTCAGGAATTGGTCATCGCCGAGATGGCGGCATCCGGCATGACCAACAAGGACATCGCGCACAGTCTCTTCCTGTCGCCCCGCACGGTGAGCGGGCATCTCTACAACACGTTTCCGAAGCTCGGGATCACAAGCCGCGCGGGACTCCGCGACGCGCTCGCCCGGCTCGAGGGTTGA
- a CDS encoding type II CAAX endopeptidase family protein has product MTDTRDRTPTTVADVRSRLNGRDIRSIAIFVAIAFALAWLVALPLWLGDGLASPLFPIIGIAMMATPAVAALVMVFFIDRPQRRARSLGLWPLKPAGRLIGYALLGIFVPIVLALVALPIGAALGVFPADFVNFSGFQQTITEQLRALGESTLPLPLPLGTLVILQLVTLPTAAFINLLPALGEELGWRGWLLPKLMPLGPVSAILISGVIWGLWHAPLILLGYNYVGAPGWLALAAMVGTCIVFGAIFGWLRLRSDSVWPAALAHAAFNGAGGTFLLFAMAGEQVDTTQATVLGWSGWIVPLALVIVLLATGQFRRPSPPQTSTETVTAPTDAASRSAEEVVTDDR; this is encoded by the coding sequence ATGACCGACACCCGCGACCGCACCCCCACGACCGTTGCCGATGTGCGTTCTCGACTGAACGGCCGCGACATCCGATCCATCGCGATCTTCGTCGCGATCGCCTTCGCGCTCGCATGGCTTGTCGCGCTACCGCTCTGGCTCGGCGACGGACTGGCAAGCCCCTTGTTCCCGATCATCGGGATCGCCATGATGGCTACGCCTGCCGTCGCCGCCCTCGTCATGGTGTTCTTCATCGACCGGCCGCAGCGCCGGGCGAGGTCGCTGGGTCTCTGGCCGTTGAAGCCCGCGGGTCGGCTGATCGGATACGCCCTGCTGGGAATCTTCGTGCCCATCGTGCTCGCCCTCGTCGCTCTGCCGATCGGCGCGGCGTTGGGCGTGTTCCCGGCCGACTTCGTGAACTTCTCCGGATTCCAGCAGACCATCACCGAACAGCTGCGGGCGCTCGGAGAGAGCACGCTCCCGCTCCCGCTCCCGCTCGGCACGCTCGTCATCCTCCAGCTGGTCACGCTTCCCACGGCGGCGTTCATCAACCTCCTCCCCGCGCTCGGCGAGGAACTCGGCTGGCGAGGCTGGCTGCTCCCGAAGCTCATGCCGCTCGGACCCGTGTCCGCGATTCTCATCTCCGGTGTCATCTGGGGGCTGTGGCACGCGCCGCTCATCCTGCTCGGGTACAACTACGTGGGCGCACCGGGATGGCTCGCTCTCGCGGCGATGGTCGGCACGTGCATCGTCTTCGGAGCGATCTTCGGCTGGTTGCGGCTTCGATCCGACTCGGTCTGGCCCGCAGCCCTCGCTCACGCCGCGTTCAATGGCGCCGGCGGCACCTTCCTCCTCTTCGCCATGGCGGGCGAGCAGGTCGACACCACTCAGGCGACCGTTCTCGGTTGGAGCGGATGGATCGTGCCGCTCGCACTCGTGATTGTCCTCCTCGCTACCGGCCAGTTCCGCCGACCCTCACCTCCGCAGACCTCGACGGAGACTGTGACGGCCCCGACCGACGCGGCGAGCCGATCGGCGGAGGAAGTGGTCACCGATGACCGGTAA
- a CDS encoding cupin domain-containing protein, whose amino-acid sequence MTGPRNLVIEGQFPSSLQAPPTDVSTQPFFWSSFNISPRRVQRGGWAREVTQSDFAISDEIAGVNMYLEAGGIRELHWHQTAEWALMTRGGCRVTTLSRAGLPSIEDVFEGDLWFFPAGLPHSLQGLGPDGAEFVLAFDDGGQSESNTLLLTDWFAHTPPDVLAKNFGVAQDVFSDIPLHDLWIFPGEVPGDLEADQLAAGVQWGGTEPVIFRLGQSVPAHENSGGRIQIADSSNFPASTTVAAALVTVEPGGMRELHWHPNADEWQYYLNGAARMTVFNTGPHANTMDFRAGDVGLVRRNLGHYVENAGDDTLVFLETFRSAHYEEVSLANWLAHLPPALVAQHLNIPEEVIAGFPRQTQGIVPLR is encoded by the coding sequence ATGACCGGTCCTCGTAACCTGGTGATCGAAGGGCAGTTCCCGAGTTCTCTCCAGGCACCGCCGACCGATGTCAGCACGCAGCCGTTCTTCTGGTCGTCGTTCAACATCTCGCCGCGCCGAGTCCAGCGCGGAGGATGGGCGCGCGAGGTCACTCAGAGCGACTTCGCGATCTCCGACGAGATCGCGGGCGTGAACATGTACCTCGAAGCCGGCGGAATCCGCGAGCTGCATTGGCACCAGACTGCGGAGTGGGCACTGATGACGAGGGGCGGATGCCGCGTCACCACCCTGAGTCGGGCAGGACTTCCGAGTATCGAGGACGTCTTCGAGGGCGACCTCTGGTTCTTCCCCGCGGGCCTTCCGCACTCGTTGCAGGGGCTCGGCCCGGACGGCGCGGAGTTCGTGCTCGCATTCGACGACGGAGGGCAGTCCGAGAGCAACACCCTGCTGCTGACGGACTGGTTTGCGCACACGCCGCCCGACGTCCTCGCGAAGAACTTCGGGGTCGCGCAGGACGTGTTCAGCGACATCCCGCTCCACGATCTGTGGATCTTCCCTGGAGAAGTCCCGGGCGATCTGGAGGCTGACCAGCTCGCCGCTGGGGTGCAGTGGGGTGGCACCGAGCCCGTGATCTTTCGGCTCGGTCAGTCGGTGCCTGCGCACGAGAACAGTGGGGGCCGGATCCAGATCGCCGACAGCTCGAACTTCCCCGCATCCACGACGGTTGCGGCTGCCCTGGTCACGGTCGAGCCAGGCGGGATGCGCGAGCTACATTGGCACCCTAACGCCGACGAGTGGCAGTACTACTTGAACGGCGCCGCTCGGATGACAGTGTTCAACACAGGTCCGCACGCAAACACGATGGACTTTCGCGCCGGAGATGTCGGTCTCGTGCGTCGCAACCTCGGCCACTACGTGGAGAACGCCGGCGACGACACCCTGGTGTTCCTCGAGACGTTCCGCAGCGCCCACTACGAAGAGGTCTCCCTCGCTAACTGGCTTGCGCATCTACCGCCGGCGCTCGTCGCGCAGCACCTGAACATTCCGGAAGAGGTCATCGCCGGGTTTCCCAGGCAGACCCAGGGCATCGTTCCGTTGCGCTGA
- a CDS encoding AEC family transporter translates to MAWSTVEALAPVFFVIALGWGCGRWRLIDNVDVSSLNTLVMQIAIPVALFAILASSSRTDLLGHAPMAAVVLLAMTVVYAGVFVMGRRHHGRSSDAAIQALTVAFPNAAAVGLPLADTVMGPTGALTVAVTLAVGSVTLSPVTILLVQRDSGSAADGGASPRLSARAVAVALAKPIVIAPLLGLVYSLSGVPLPHVVDATLSEIGMVSAGLALFLTGLVLSAQRIEITAGAVVSTIVSVLVRPAIAYALALAFALPPAATADAVLIMAVPAGFFGVLLGLSLGAKSALAGTTLLLSTVLAAVTLPLVITWLPR, encoded by the coding sequence ATGGCCTGGAGCACGGTCGAGGCCCTCGCGCCGGTCTTCTTCGTGATAGCCCTCGGATGGGGATGCGGGCGCTGGCGGCTGATCGACAACGTCGACGTCTCGTCTTTGAACACACTCGTGATGCAGATCGCGATACCGGTCGCTCTCTTCGCGATTCTCGCTTCCTCATCGCGTACCGACCTGCTCGGTCACGCTCCCATGGCTGCGGTCGTCTTGCTCGCGATGACAGTCGTCTACGCGGGAGTGTTCGTCATGGGGCGGCGGCACCATGGGCGAAGCAGCGACGCGGCTATCCAGGCGCTCACCGTCGCCTTCCCCAACGCCGCGGCCGTCGGCCTCCCGCTTGCGGACACGGTGATGGGCCCCACCGGAGCGCTGACCGTCGCTGTCACCCTTGCTGTCGGCTCCGTCACCCTGTCCCCAGTGACGATCCTCCTCGTCCAACGCGACTCGGGTTCGGCAGCCGACGGCGGAGCCAGCCCGCGACTGTCTGCGCGTGCGGTGGCTGTCGCTCTCGCGAAGCCGATCGTGATCGCCCCTCTTCTCGGGCTCGTTTACAGTCTGTCCGGGGTGCCGTTGCCCCATGTCGTCGACGCGACGCTCTCGGAGATCGGCATGGTGTCTGCCGGCCTCGCTCTCTTCCTGACCGGTCTCGTGCTTTCCGCTCAGCGAATCGAGATCACTGCCGGCGCCGTGGTGTCCACGATCGTGAGCGTCCTCGTGCGACCCGCAATCGCCTATGCCCTCGCGCTGGCATTCGCGCTCCCGCCTGCGGCGACCGCTGACGCAGTGCTGATCATGGCGGTGCCGGCCGGCTTCTTCGGAGTCCTGCTCGGCCTCAGTCTCGGCGCGAAGTCTGCACTGGCGGGCACGACGCTTCTCCTATCCACCGTTCTCGCGGCTGTCACGCTACCGCTGGTGATCACATGGTTGCCACGCTGA